In Diabrotica undecimpunctata isolate CICGRU chromosome 4, icDiaUnde3, whole genome shotgun sequence, a single genomic region encodes these proteins:
- the LOC140438825 gene encoding uncharacterized protein — translation MGRYIGSNEAIWHILSFPIHERDPAVQHLAIHLENGQRVYFTKENVLQRAFEAPKTTLTEFFTLCQKPDVFGQFAKTLVCGIFKAKTLGRLYTVHPKQRECFYLRLLLVNVPGPTSFEFLRTVNGRVFNTYQDACRELQLLEDDNHWDLTLADAALTSTPNNIRQLFAIILTTCYPSQAQTLWEKYKNCMTEDILHRIRQTNQCQNIDYTPEMYNEALVLIEDLCVLISNLPLNHYGMPSPNRPATDLVNTDLQRENQYDHGSLATIIMNSEPLLTPEQKIIYDQIMLAVAAEQGGFFFLDAPGGTGKTFLISLILAKIRSQQKIVLAVASSGIAATLLDGGRTAHSTFKLPLDVRNKPDAMCNIKKNCGIAAVLRKSSIIIWDECTMAHKYSLEALNRTMQDLNSNNKLFGGAILLLSGDFRQTLPVIPRSTFTDEINACLKQSFLWRSVETLRLTINMRVQLQNNPSAQIFSEQLLDIGNGKIELQPNTQCIKLPDNFCTVVQDKNELIQSIFPDIQNNYLNYEWLSQRAILAAKNVDVDEINFQIQQTSFYINTVSMESRGKKLLKLALNQVANVPDLTEELAVDEEDDDEEAFSE, via the exons ATGGGCAGATACATTGGCAGCAATGAAGCTATTTGGCATATTCTCAGCTTTCCCATCCACGAAAGAGATCCTGCTGTCCAACATCTGGCAATACATCTTGAAAACGGTCAACGTGTATACTTCACTAAAGAAAATGTTCTCCAAAGAGCGTTCGAAGCTCCGAAAACGACTCTAACTGAATTTTTTACATTGTGTCAAAAACCTGATGTTTTTGGCCAATTCGCGAAGACATTGGTGTGTG GCATATTCAAAGCTAAGACATTGGGGAGACTTTACACGGTACATCCAAAGCAACGTGAGTGCTtctatttacgtttgttattggTGAATGTTCCCGGACCAACGTCTTTTGAATTTTTACGAACAGTTAATGGTCGAGTATTCAATACATACCAGGATGCATGTCGTGAACTGCAATTGCTAGAAGACGATAACCATTGGGACTTAACGCTTGCTGATGCTGCGTTGACATCAACACCGAATAACATTCgtcagttgtttgcaattattttgACGACATGTTATCCCTCGCAAGCACAAACTTTgtgggaaaaatataaaaattgtatgaCAGAAGACATCTTGCACCGAATTAGACAAACAAATCAATGCCAAAACATAGATTATACACCAGAGATGTACAATGAAGCATTGGTCTTGATCGAGGATTTATGTGTTCTTATTTCAAATTTACCACTTAATCATTATGGTATGCCATCACCTAATCGTCCAGCCACCGACTTAGTCAATACCGATTTACAACGAGAAAATCAATATGACCATGGAAGTTTAGCAACAATTATCATGAACAGTGAACCATTACTGACACcagaacaaaaaattatttatgatcaGATTATGCTGGCTGTTGCTGCTGAACAAGGCGGTTTTTTTTTCTTGGATGCACCCGGTGGAACCGGTAAGACATTTTTAATATCGTTGATTCTTGCCAAAATACGGTCGCAACAAAAAATCGTATTAGCAGTAGCATCGTCAGGCATTGCGGCTACTTTACTGGATGGTGGGCGAACAGCACATTCAACATTCAAGCTGCCATTGGACGTTCGTAATAAACCAGATGCAATGTGTAACATCAAAAAGAATTGTGGAATAGCTGCAGTGTTGCGGAAGAGTTCTATAATAATTTGGGATGAGTGCACAATGGCACACAAATATTCACTTGAAGCATTAAACAGAACTATGCAAGATTTAAACAGCAATAATAAACTTTTCGGTGGTGCTATCTTACTTTTGTCTGGTGACTTCCGGCAAACCTTACCGGTTATACCTCGCTCTACTTTCACGGATGAGATTAATGCATGTTTGAAACAATCATTCTTATGGCGAAGTGTTGAAACACTTCGATTGACCATAAATATGCGAGTACAATTGCAAAATAATCCATCAGCACAAATATTTTCCGAACAACTACTAGATATTGGGAACGGTAAAATAGAACTGCAACCAAATACGCAATGCATTAAACTACCAGACAATTTTTGCACTGTTGTTCAGGATAAAAATGAATTGATTCAGAGTATTTTCCCGGATATACAGAATAATTATTTGAATTATGAATGGCTTAGTCAACGGGCGATTTTGGCAGCCAAAAACGTTGATGTTGacgaaattaacttccagatacaaca AACgtcgttttatataaatactgTCAGTATGGAGTCGAGAGGAAAAAAGCTTTTAAAACTAGCTTTAAACCAAGTAG CGAATGTACCGGATTTAACAGAGGAACTAGCCGTTGATGAAGAAGACGATGATGAAGAAGCCTTCTCAGAATAA